From a region of the Primulina eburnea isolate SZY01 chromosome 7, ASM2296580v1, whole genome shotgun sequence genome:
- the LOC140836238 gene encoding uncharacterized protein, protein MNAVDSDTGGIFFVYGYGGTGKTFIWKTLSACLRSKGEIVLNVASSGIASLLLPGGRTAHSRFSIPFNPTEESTCNIKQGSPLAELIVKSKLIIWDEAPMTHKFCFEALDKSMKDIMRFVNPSSLHMPFGGKTVVFGGDFRQILPVIPKGSRQDIVLATINSSYLWRHCKVLRLTKNMRLRNLGSDQEYAEIKKFSDWIANLGDGKIGEENDGDATIDIPNELLLKYYNDPIATIVESTYPLFGNTVNDATYFQQRAILAPTLDVVQEVNEYMISMNHSDGKLYLSSDTACHSDKNVDLLNDVHTPEFLNSIRCSGVPNHELNLKVGTPVMLLRNIDHSLGLCNGTRLILTRLGNHVLEGKILTRSNAGHKVIIPRLSLTPSDSRLPFKFQRRQFPLIVSYAMTINKIQGQSLSHVGLLLKKPVFSHGQLYVAVSRMTNPKGLKILICDSDISKKNSTTNVVFKEIFQNM, encoded by the coding sequence ATGAATGCTGTTGATTCGGACACGGGAGGGATTTTCTTTGTATATGGATATGGAGGTACTGGAAAAACATTTATTTGGAAAACTCTGTCTGCGTGCTTGAGAtcaaagggagaaattgttttGAACGTGGCATCCAGTGGTATAGCATCTCTTCTGCTCCCTGGTGGAAGAACTGCTCATTCTCGCTTTTCAATTCCTTTTAATCCGACCGAGGAATCAACATGCAATATCAAGCAAGGAAGTCCTCTAGCAGAACTTATAGTAAAATCGAAACTTATCATTTGGGATGAGGCTCCAATGACACACAAGTTTTGTTTTGAAGCTCTAGATAAAAGTATGAAAGATATAATGAGATTCGTCAATCCTTCAAGTCTTCATATGCCTTTTGGAGGAAAAACAGTTGTTTTCGGCGGTGATTTTCGACAAATATTGCCTGTTATTCCAAAAGGTAGTAGACAGGATATTGTTCTTGCCACTATTAATTCATCGTACCTTTGGAGACATTGCAAAGTTTTGAGATTGACGAAAAACATGAGACTGCGGAATTTGGGTTCTGATCAAGAATATGctgaaattaaaaaattttcGGATTGGATTGCTAATTTAGGGGATGGAAAAATCGGAGAAGAAAATGATGGTGATGCAACAATTGATATTCCTAACGAACTTTTGCTGAAATATTACAATGATCCTATTGCAACAATTGTTGAGAGCACATATCCGTTGTTTGGAAATACTGTCAATGATGCAACATATTTCCAGCAAAGAGCTATATTGGCCCCGACTCTTGATGTTGTGCAAGAGGTAAATGAATACATGATTTCTATGAACCATTCAGATGGAAAATTGTATCTAAGTTCTGATACAGCATGTCATTCAGATAAAAATGTCGATTTATTAAATGATGTGCACACCCCCGAGTTCTTAAACTCAATCAGGTGTTCTGGAGTACCAAATCACGAGTTAAACTTGAAGGTAGGAACTCCGGTTATGTTGTTGCGGAACATAGATCATTCTCTTGGACTATGCAATGGAACTAGGTTGATTTTGACAAGACTTGGAAATCATGTTTTGGAAGGAAAAATTCTAACCAGAAGTAATGCAGGTCATAAAGTGATTATTCCCAGATTGTCATTGACTCCTTCTGATTCAAGACTTCCTTTCAAATTTCAACGAAGACAATTtcctttgattgtatcatatgCAATGACAATCAACAAAATCCAGGGGCAATCTTTATCTCATGTAGGACTTCTTTTGAAAAAACCAGTTTTTAGTCATGGTCAGTTGTATGTCGCTGTATCCAGAATGACAAATCCTAaaggtctaaaaattttgatttgTGATAGTGATATtagcaaaaaaaattcaacgacaaatgttgtatttaaagaaatttttcagaatatgtga